A portion of the Pseudomonas sp. PSE14 genome contains these proteins:
- a CDS encoding UPF0149 family protein, with protein MSTSSSAYTAFSALLAEAALPISPAELHGHLLGRVCAGSGFDQDEWLQAAGELLGGEPGERLSAALGGLLGMVQQDFSAGEMAVVLMLPNDDAPLAERAAALGQWCQGFLAGFGLALRSPSLSDEADEVLQDIAAIAQVQGALEDSEDGEADYMEVQEYLRVAPLLLFSEFGKVPAPAEKPSLH; from the coding sequence ATGTCCACGTCAAGTTCCGCCTATACCGCCTTCTCCGCCCTGCTCGCCGAGGCCGCCCTGCCGATTTCCCCCGCCGAGCTGCACGGCCACCTGCTCGGCCGCGTCTGCGCCGGTTCCGGCTTCGACCAGGACGAATGGCTGCAAGCCGCCGGCGAGCTGCTCGGCGGTGAGCCGGGTGAGCGTCTGAGCGCGGCCCTGGGTGGCTTGTTGGGCATGGTCCAGCAGGACTTCAGCGCCGGCGAGATGGCCGTGGTGCTGATGCTGCCCAATGACGACGCCCCGCTGGCCGAGCGCGCCGCGGCCCTGGGCCAGTGGTGCCAGGGCTTCCTCGCCGGCTTCGGACTGGCGTTGCGCTCCCCCAGCCTGTCCGACGAAGCCGACGAAGTGCTGCAGGACATCGCCGCTATCGCCCAGGTCCAGGGCGCACTGGAAGATTCCGAAGACGGCGAGGCCGACTATATGGAAGTGCAGGAGTACCTGCGCGTCGCCCCGCTGCTGCTGTTCTCCGAGTTCGGCAAGGTGCCGGCACCGGCCGAGAAACCGTCCCTGCATTGA
- a CDS encoding ABC transporter permease — protein MNKLANIFNLGIKEFRSLGRDYAMLILIAWAFTLGVYSSATGVPETLHHAPIAIVDEDQSQLSTRIINAFQPPYFRPPEMIGHAQMDRGMDVGLYTFTLDIPPDFQRDVLAGRQPAIQVNVDATQTGQAFSGAGYIQNIIGTEVREFVSRYRAEAAMPAELAVRMEFNPNLTQAWFGAVMEVINQITMLSIILTGAALIREREHGTVEHLLVMPLTAFEIMMAKVWSMGTVVLVAAAISLQLVVRGWLDVPISGSVGLFLLGAALHLFATTSMGIFLGTVARSMPQLGLLVILTLMPLQILSGGTTPRESMPELVQTIMLAAPTTHFVSLAQAILYRGADLSIVWPQLLAIVGIGAAFFAGALWRFRRTIGQMA, from the coding sequence ATGAACAAGCTGGCGAACATCTTCAACCTCGGCATCAAGGAATTCCGCAGCCTGGGCCGCGACTACGCGATGCTGATCCTGATCGCCTGGGCCTTCACCCTGGGCGTCTACAGCTCCGCCACCGGCGTGCCGGAAACCCTGCACCACGCGCCGATTGCCATCGTCGACGAGGACCAGTCGCAGCTCTCCACGCGCATCATCAACGCCTTCCAGCCACCGTACTTCCGACCGCCAGAAATGATCGGCCACGCGCAGATGGACCGCGGCATGGACGTCGGCCTGTACACCTTCACCCTGGACATCCCGCCGGACTTCCAGCGCGACGTGCTGGCCGGGCGGCAGCCGGCGATCCAGGTCAACGTCGACGCGACCCAGACCGGGCAAGCATTCTCTGGCGCGGGCTACATCCAGAACATCATCGGTACCGAGGTGCGCGAGTTCGTCAGTCGCTACCGCGCCGAGGCGGCGATGCCGGCGGAGCTGGCGGTGCGCATGGAGTTCAACCCGAACCTGACCCAGGCCTGGTTCGGCGCGGTGATGGAAGTGATCAACCAGATCACCATGTTGTCGATCATCCTTACCGGCGCCGCGCTGATCCGCGAGCGCGAGCACGGCACGGTGGAGCACCTGCTGGTGATGCCGCTGACCGCCTTCGAGATCATGATGGCCAAGGTCTGGTCCATGGGCACCGTGGTGCTGGTGGCGGCGGCCATCTCCCTGCAACTGGTGGTGCGCGGCTGGCTGGACGTGCCGATCAGCGGCTCGGTGGGGCTGTTCCTGCTGGGCGCGGCGCTGCACCTGTTCGCCACCACGTCCATGGGCATCTTCCTCGGTACCGTGGCGCGCTCGATGCCGCAGCTGGGGCTGCTGGTGATCCTCACGCTGATGCCGCTGCAGATACTCTCCGGCGGCACCACGCCGCGCGAGAGCATGCCGGAGCTGGTGCAGACCATCATGCTGGCGGCGCCGACCACCCACTTCGTCAGCCTGGCCCAGGCGATTCTCTACCGCGGGGCGGACCTGTCCATCGTCTGGCCGCAGCTGCTGGCGATCGTCGGGATTGGCGCGGCGTTCTTCGCCGGCGCCCTGTGGCGCTTCCGCCGGACCATCGGGCAGATGGCGTAA
- a CDS encoding cell division protein ZapA — MSQSNTLNVQILDKEYCIACPPEERVNLESAARYLDSKMREIRSSGKVIGADRVAVMAALNITHDLLHKQERQDHDSSSTRERVRELLERVDRALTTDKEPGEV; from the coding sequence ATGAGCCAGTCGAATACCCTCAATGTTCAAATCCTCGACAAGGAGTACTGCATCGCCTGCCCTCCCGAGGAACGCGTCAACCTGGAAAGCGCCGCGCGCTATCTCGACAGCAAGATGCGCGAGATACGTTCCAGCGGCAAAGTGATCGGCGCCGACCGCGTGGCGGTGATGGCCGCGCTGAACATCACCCACGACCTGCTGCACAAGCAGGAGCGTCAGGACCACGACAGCAGCTCCACCCGCGAGCGCGTGCGCGAACTGCTCGAGCGCGTGGACCGGGCCCTTACCACCGATAAGGAACCGGGTGAAGTCTGA
- a CDS encoding 5-formyltetrahydrofolate cyclo-ligase codes for MIHSDGLSRPALRRKLRQARRALTPLQQRLAAQALYRQLAQHPLFRRAKHIALYLPADGEIDPRPLMKAAQKRGKATYLPVLSDWPKTHMTFQRVGIGERWTRNRFGIAEPVPNRGQQRPAWALDLLLLPLVGFDPQGGRLGMGKGFYDRTLAYLGMRKNWHTPTLLGLAHECQKVDRLELASWDVPLMGTVTDGGWYGRLAQASRSLRHPAKNQGC; via the coding sequence ATGATCCATTCCGACGGTCTCTCCCGTCCGGCCCTGCGCCGCAAGCTGCGCCAGGCCAGACGCGCCCTCACCCCGCTCCAGCAACGTCTCGCGGCCCAGGCCCTGTATCGCCAGTTGGCGCAGCATCCGCTGTTTCGCCGCGCGAAGCACATCGCCCTGTATCTGCCGGCTGACGGCGAGATCGACCCACGGCCCCTGATGAAAGCGGCGCAGAAGCGCGGCAAGGCGACCTATCTGCCGGTGCTGTCGGACTGGCCGAAAACCCACATGACCTTCCAGCGCGTCGGCATTGGCGAACGCTGGACGCGCAACCGTTTCGGCATCGCCGAGCCGGTGCCCAACCGCGGCCAGCAACGCCCTGCCTGGGCGCTGGACCTGCTGCTGTTGCCACTGGTGGGGTTCGATCCGCAGGGCGGTCGCCTGGGCATGGGCAAGGGGTTCTACGACCGCACCCTGGCCTACCTAGGCATGCGCAAAAATTGGCACACACCGACGCTATTGGGTCTGGCGCACGAATGTCAGAAGGTCGATCGGCTGGAGCTGGCCAGCTGGGACGTGCCGCTGATGGGCACGGTGACGGATGGCGGCTGGTATGGCCGGCTTGCACAGGCGTCGCGATCCCTGCGACACCCGGCGAAGAATCAGGGCTGCTGA
- the rbbA gene encoding ribosome-associated ATPase/putative transporter RbbA, with the protein MNTADCVARLAGVSLRYGETRAVDNVTLDIPANHMVGLIGPDGVGKSSLLALLAGARKMQDGEIQVLGGDMRDARHRRSVCPRIAYMPQGLGKNLYPTLSVFENVDFFGRLFGHDKAERERRIADLLHSTGLAPFAERPAGKLSGGMKQKLGLCCALIHDPDLLILDEPTTGVDPLSRNQFWELIGRIRAGREGMSVLVATAYMEEAERFDHLVAMDDGKVLATGTPAELREHTGTRNLEEAFIALLPESKRVGHHTLVIPPRAQSEGAPQIAIEAEGLTCRFGDFVAVDHVSFRIERGEIFGFLGSNGCGKSTTMKMLTGLLPASEGTCALFGQPVNANDMETRRRVGYMSQAFSLYAELTVLQNLELHAKLFHLPADQIGPRVQEMLERFDLGKVRNELPDSLPLGIRQRLSLAVAVIHKPEILILDEPTSGVDPVARDGFWELMVELSRNDGVTIFISTHFMNEAERCDRISLMHAGKVLDSDTPQGLIDKRGLPTLEATFIAYLEEATGSAPVPDTAPAPEAPAEPTRYKGSDRFSWLRLFSYARREAMELRRDPIRLTLALVGTALLMFIIGYGINMDVEDLTYAVLDRDQTTTSQAYALNIAGSRYFIEKPTIQDPDDLERRLRSGDISLAVEIPPNFGRDLKRGADPQIGVWIDGAMPTRANTVLGYVQGLHSSYLADLARQNGSAAASAAASTEVRYRYNPDVESLKAMVPAVIPLLLIMIPAMLTALGVVREKELGSITNLYVTPVTRLEFLLGKQLPYIGMGMINFVLMLAMAVLLFQVPLKGSFLALLIGAFLYVVTSTGLGLLLSTFMKSQIAAVFGTAIATMIPAIQFSGLIHPVSSLEGAAAVIGQLYPTSHFLVVSRGAFSKALGFADLWVYYLPLLAMVVVLTLLSVACLKKQEA; encoded by the coding sequence ATGAACACCGCCGACTGCGTGGCCCGTCTGGCTGGCGTCTCGCTGCGCTACGGCGAGACTCGCGCGGTGGACAACGTCACGCTGGATATCCCGGCCAACCACATGGTCGGCCTGATCGGCCCGGACGGCGTCGGCAAGTCCAGCCTGCTGGCGCTGCTGGCCGGCGCGCGGAAGATGCAGGACGGCGAAATCCAGGTGCTTGGCGGCGACATGCGCGACGCCCGCCACCGCCGCTCCGTGTGTCCGCGCATCGCCTATATGCCCCAGGGCCTGGGCAAGAACCTCTATCCCACGCTCTCGGTGTTCGAGAACGTCGACTTCTTCGGCCGCCTGTTTGGCCACGACAAGGCCGAGCGTGAGCGGCGCATCGCCGACCTGCTGCACAGCACGGGGCTGGCGCCGTTCGCCGAACGGCCGGCAGGCAAGCTCTCCGGTGGCATGAAGCAGAAGCTCGGGCTGTGCTGCGCGCTGATCCACGACCCCGACCTGCTGATCCTCGACGAACCCACCACCGGCGTCGATCCGCTTTCGCGCAACCAGTTCTGGGAGCTGATCGGCCGCATCCGTGCCGGCCGCGAGGGCATGAGCGTGCTGGTCGCCACCGCCTACATGGAGGAGGCCGAGCGCTTCGACCACCTGGTAGCGATGGACGACGGCAAGGTGCTTGCCACCGGTACGCCCGCCGAACTGCGCGAGCACACCGGCACCCGGAATCTGGAAGAAGCCTTCATCGCCCTGCTGCCCGAGAGCAAGCGCGTCGGTCACCACACGCTGGTGATTCCGCCGCGCGCGCAGAGCGAAGGCGCTCCGCAGATCGCCATCGAGGCCGAAGGACTGACCTGCCGCTTCGGCGATTTCGTCGCAGTGGACCATGTGAGCTTCCGCATCGAGCGCGGGGAAATCTTCGGCTTCCTCGGTTCCAACGGCTGCGGCAAGTCCACCACCATGAAGATGCTCACCGGCCTGCTGCCGGCCAGCGAAGGCACCTGCGCGCTGTTCGGCCAGCCGGTGAACGCCAACGACATGGAGACCCGCCGGCGCGTCGGCTACATGTCCCAGGCCTTCTCGCTGTATGCCGAACTGACGGTGCTGCAGAACCTGGAGCTGCACGCCAAGCTGTTCCACCTGCCGGCCGACCAGATCGGGCCGCGCGTACAGGAGATGCTCGAACGTTTCGACCTGGGCAAGGTGCGCAACGAGCTGCCCGACAGCCTGCCGCTGGGCATCCGCCAGCGCCTGTCGCTGGCCGTGGCGGTGATCCACAAGCCGGAAATCCTGATCCTCGACGAGCCCACCTCGGGCGTCGACCCGGTGGCCCGCGACGGCTTCTGGGAGCTGATGGTGGAACTGTCGCGCAATGACGGCGTAACCATCTTCATCTCTACCCATTTCATGAACGAGGCCGAGCGCTGCGACCGCATTTCGCTGATGCACGCCGGCAAGGTACTCGACAGCGACACCCCGCAGGGCTTGATCGACAAGCGTGGCCTGCCGACCCTGGAAGCCACCTTCATTGCCTACCTGGAAGAGGCCACCGGCAGCGCGCCGGTGCCGGATACCGCGCCTGCGCCGGAAGCACCTGCCGAGCCGACCCGATACAAGGGCAGCGACCGTTTCAGCTGGCTGCGCCTGTTCAGCTACGCGCGCCGCGAAGCCATGGAACTGCGTCGCGATCCGATCCGCCTGACCCTGGCGCTGGTGGGTACCGCGCTGCTGATGTTCATCATCGGCTACGGCATCAACATGGACGTCGAGGACCTCACCTACGCGGTGCTCGACCGTGACCAGACCACCACCAGCCAGGCCTACGCGCTGAACATCGCCGGCTCGCGCTACTTCATCGAGAAACCGACCATTCAGGACCCGGACGACCTGGAGCGGCGCCTGCGCAGCGGCGACATCAGCCTGGCAGTGGAAATCCCGCCGAACTTCGGCCGCGACCTCAAGCGCGGTGCCGATCCGCAGATCGGCGTGTGGATCGATGGCGCCATGCCGACCCGCGCCAACACCGTGCTCGGCTACGTACAGGGCCTGCATTCGAGCTACCTCGCCGATCTCGCCCGACAGAATGGCAGTGCTGCCGCCAGCGCGGCGGCCAGCACCGAAGTGCGCTACCGCTACAACCCGGACGTGGAGAGCCTCAAGGCGATGGTGCCGGCGGTGATCCCGCTGCTGCTGATCATGATCCCGGCGATGCTCACCGCCCTGGGCGTGGTGCGCGAGAAGGAGCTGGGCTCGATCACCAACCTCTACGTCACGCCGGTCACACGACTGGAATTCCTGCTGGGCAAGCAGTTGCCCTACATCGGCATGGGCATGATCAACTTCGTGTTGATGCTGGCCATGGCCGTGCTGCTGTTCCAGGTGCCGCTCAAGGGCAGCTTCCTCGCGCTGCTGATCGGCGCCTTCCTCTACGTGGTGACCAGCACCGGGCTGGGGCTGCTGCTCTCGACCTTCATGAAGAGCCAGATCGCCGCGGTGTTCGGCACCGCCATCGCCACCATGATCCCGGCCATCCAGTTCTCCGGACTGATCCACCCGGTGTCGTCGCTGGAGGGCGCGGCGGCGGTGATCGGCCAGCTCTACCCGACCTCGCACTTCCTGGTCGTCAGTCGCGGCGCCTTTTCCAAGGCGCTGGGTTTTGCCGACCTTTGGGTCTACTACCTGCCGTTGCTGGCGATGGTGGTGGTGCTGACGCTGCTCAGCGTGGCCTGCCTGAAGAAGCAGGAGGCCTGA
- a CDS encoding flagellar basal body-associated protein FliL has protein sequence MRAFLALLLVLSFSPFVAAEEEAKPEDANKPVFVDLTPALVGNYGSGPKLKYFKADIALKVTGKEASEKVEHHEPLIRNQLVMLFAQQTDDSLGSVDGKEKLRQEALKQVQGVLQQEEGKPLVDDLLFNNLIVQP, from the coding sequence TTGAGAGCTTTCCTCGCCCTGTTGCTGGTCCTGTCCTTCAGCCCCTTCGTTGCCGCGGAAGAAGAGGCCAAGCCCGAAGACGCCAACAAGCCGGTCTTCGTCGACCTCACCCCGGCCTTGGTGGGCAACTATGGCAGCGGTCCGAAGCTGAAATACTTCAAGGCCGACATCGCCCTGAAGGTCACCGGCAAGGAGGCCTCGGAGAAGGTCGAGCATCATGAGCCGCTGATCCGCAACCAATTGGTGATGCTGTTCGCCCAGCAGACCGACGACTCCCTCGGCAGCGTCGATGGCAAGGAAAAGCTGCGCCAGGAGGCTCTCAAGCAGGTGCAGGGCGTCCTGCAACAGGAAGAGGGCAAGCCGCTGGTGGATGACCTGCTGTTCAACAACCTGATCGTCCAGCCCTGA
- a CDS encoding diguanylate cyclase, with protein sequence MDRLKSSLATYLGLGGLLCVLLLASAWLGLELANSERQRVRERLNYQARALAHQLEANLHEQVQGLDLLAELWTHHGRIQRSEWELNARFYIDNFPGYQSIQWADANLRIHWVEPLQGNEVALNYWLTPMSPGYATAMAARDTGKPHLSDSIELLQGGRGFVLYTPVYLRAPDGTLQFDGFMEGVFRVGNLMNHLLEQADSQLFSVRLLEHGQPLYVRAQPESRAEDTLRLPLQLLNNRNFELELSPSATLVKSLSTPLPTVVFSAAVAISLLLVAALALARDNARRATALSASNRLLNLEAEQRQEIEGHLLDSRERLQLVLDLTDSSRDALFIFELHTRELLHMNCATYSSLGYSAEEFRQLLRDDPERLIPGFFAWLQLVQQANRLNLSMIFQREMQRRDGSLQAAEINTQLAHQGEREYLIAVARDNGERLQLEAQLQKQSQQDGLTGLYNRRYFDRQLQSEWRRLRRSDSPLAILMLDVDHFKLFNDCLGHLAGDDALRRVAGALRGCLQREGDAACRYGGEEFVIILADTGLDGAAHVAARVHQRIAELGIAHPATELGRLAISIGVAIAKPGQDSEPDQLIAQADQALYAAKHRGRNQTCVWPVE encoded by the coding sequence ATGGACCGCCTGAAGTCCTCCCTTGCCACCTATCTCGGACTTGGCGGCCTGCTCTGCGTTCTACTGCTGGCCAGCGCCTGGCTCGGCCTTGAACTGGCCAACAGCGAACGGCAACGGGTTCGCGAACGCCTGAACTACCAGGCGCGCGCCCTCGCCCACCAATTGGAGGCCAACCTGCACGAACAGGTGCAGGGGCTGGACCTGCTGGCCGAGCTTTGGACCCACCACGGGCGCATCCAGCGCTCGGAATGGGAGCTCAACGCGCGCTTCTACATCGACAACTTCCCCGGCTACCAGTCGATCCAGTGGGCCGATGCGAACCTGCGCATCCACTGGGTGGAGCCCTTGCAAGGCAACGAGGTGGCGCTGAACTACTGGCTGACGCCGATGAGCCCCGGCTACGCCACCGCGATGGCCGCCCGCGACACCGGCAAGCCACACCTGAGCGACAGCATCGAGCTGCTCCAGGGTGGACGCGGCTTCGTGCTCTACACGCCGGTCTACCTGCGCGCCCCGGACGGCACGCTGCAGTTCGACGGTTTCATGGAAGGCGTCTTCCGCGTCGGCAACCTGATGAACCACCTGCTGGAGCAGGCCGACAGCCAGCTGTTCAGCGTGCGCCTGCTGGAGCATGGCCAGCCGCTGTACGTCCGCGCCCAGCCGGAGAGCCGCGCCGAGGACACCCTGCGCCTGCCGCTGCAGCTGCTGAACAACCGCAACTTCGAACTGGAGCTCAGCCCCAGCGCAACGCTGGTGAAATCGCTCTCCACACCGCTACCGACGGTCGTCTTCAGCGCCGCCGTGGCCATCAGCCTGCTGCTGGTCGCCGCCCTCGCCCTGGCGCGGGACAACGCCCGCCGCGCCACCGCGCTCAGCGCCAGCAACCGCCTGCTCAACCTGGAAGCCGAGCAACGCCAGGAAATCGAGGGGCACCTGCTCGACAGCCGCGAACGCCTGCAACTGGTGCTCGACCTGACCGATTCCAGCCGCGACGCCCTGTTCATCTTCGAGCTGCACACCCGCGAGCTGCTGCACATGAACTGCGCCACCTACAGCAGCCTCGGCTACAGCGCCGAGGAGTTCCGCCAGTTGCTGCGCGACGACCCGGAGCGTCTGATTCCCGGCTTCTTCGCCTGGCTGCAACTGGTGCAGCAGGCCAATCGACTGAACCTGTCGATGATCTTCCAGCGCGAGATGCAACGCCGCGACGGCAGCCTGCAGGCGGCGGAGATCAATACCCAACTGGCCCACCAGGGCGAGCGCGAGTACCTGATCGCCGTGGCCCGCGACAATGGCGAACGTCTGCAACTGGAAGCCCAGCTGCAGAAGCAGTCGCAGCAGGATGGCCTCACCGGCCTGTACAACCGCCGCTACTTCGACCGCCAGTTGCAGAGCGAGTGGCGCCGCCTGCGCCGCTCCGACTCGCCGCTGGCGATCCTGATGCTCGACGTCGACCACTTCAAACTGTTCAACGACTGCCTCGGCCACCTGGCCGGAGACGATGCCCTGCGCCGGGTCGCCGGCGCCCTGCGCGGCTGCCTGCAGCGCGAAGGGGACGCGGCCTGCCGCTACGGTGGCGAGGAGTTCGTGATCATCCTCGCCGATACCGGCCTGGACGGTGCCGCCCACGTGGCCGCGCGGGTGCACCAGCGGATCGCCGAGCTGGGCATCGCCCACCCGGCGACGGAGCTGGGGCGCCTGGCCATCAGCATCGGCGTGGCCATCGCCAAGCCGGGGCAGGACAGCGAGCCGGACCAGCTGATCGCCCAGGCGGACCAGGCGCTGTACGCGGCGAAGCATCGGGGCCGGAACCAGACGTGCGTGTGGCCGGTGGAGTGA
- a CDS encoding TIGR02449 family protein — protein MEDADLHTLIAKFDQLLQRLEQLKAENRLLRANEKSWREERAHLIEKNELARQKVEAMILRLKALEQDS, from the coding sequence ATGGAAGACGCCGACCTGCACACGCTGATCGCCAAGTTCGACCAGCTGCTCCAGCGCCTGGAGCAGCTCAAGGCCGAAAACCGGCTGCTGCGGGCGAACGAGAAAAGCTGGCGGGAAGAACGCGCCCATCTGATCGAGAAGAACGAATTGGCGCGGCAGAAGGTCGAAGCGATGATTTTGCGACTCAAAGCCTTGGAGCAGGACTCATGA
- a CDS encoding HlyD family efflux transporter periplasmic adaptor subunit — protein sequence MAGIAKSWRTRGLIVVVAAVLAALAWQTFKPAGLPEGFAGGNGRIEATEVDVATKLPGRVAEILVDEGDFVKAGQVVAKMDTQVLQAQLAQAQAEVRQAQNARLTAESLVAQRTSEKATAEAVVAQRQAELTAAQKRFTRTEQLVKRNALPQQQLDDDRAVMQSAQAALAASRSQVVSAQAGIAAARSQVIEAQSAIEAATASTVRLQADIDDSLLKAPRNGRVQYRVAQPGEVLAAGGKLLNMVDLADVYMTFFLPSGQAGKVELGQEVRLVIDAVPEYVIPAKVSYVASVAQFTPKTVETANEREKLMFRVKARLDPQLLAKYITYVKTGVPGMAYLRLDPQAQWPAELQIKVPQ from the coding sequence ATGGCAGGAATCGCAAAAAGCTGGCGCACCCGCGGACTGATCGTGGTGGTTGCGGCCGTGCTCGCCGCGCTGGCCTGGCAGACGTTCAAACCGGCCGGCCTCCCCGAAGGCTTCGCCGGCGGTAACGGACGCATCGAGGCCACCGAGGTGGACGTGGCCACCAAACTGCCTGGACGGGTGGCGGAAATCCTGGTGGACGAGGGCGACTTCGTGAAGGCCGGCCAAGTGGTGGCGAAGATGGACACCCAGGTGCTCCAGGCCCAGCTCGCCCAGGCCCAGGCTGAGGTGCGGCAGGCGCAGAATGCCCGGCTCACCGCTGAATCCCTGGTCGCCCAGCGCACCAGCGAGAAGGCCACCGCCGAAGCCGTGGTCGCCCAGCGCCAGGCGGAGCTGACCGCCGCGCAGAAGCGCTTCACCCGCACCGAGCAGCTGGTCAAGCGCAATGCGCTGCCGCAACAGCAACTCGATGATGACCGTGCGGTGATGCAGAGCGCCCAGGCCGCACTGGCCGCCTCGCGCTCGCAGGTGGTGTCGGCGCAGGCCGGCATTGCCGCCGCGCGCTCCCAGGTGATCGAGGCGCAGTCGGCCATCGAGGCCGCCACCGCGAGCACCGTGCGCCTGCAGGCGGACATCGACGACAGCCTGCTCAAGGCCCCGCGCAACGGCCGCGTGCAGTACCGCGTGGCGCAGCCGGGCGAAGTGCTGGCCGCCGGCGGCAAGCTGCTCAACATGGTCGATCTGGCTGACGTCTACATGACCTTCTTCCTGCCCTCGGGCCAGGCCGGCAAGGTCGAGCTGGGCCAGGAAGTGCGCCTGGTGATCGATGCGGTGCCGGAGTACGTGATCCCGGCGAAAGTCTCCTACGTCGCCAGCGTCGCGCAGTTCACCCCGAAGACCGTGGAAACCGCCAACGAGCGCGAGAAGCTGATGTTCCGCGTCAAGGCGCGGCTGGATCCGCAGCTGCTTGCGAAGTACATCACCTACGTGAAGACCGGCGTGCCGGGCATGGCCTACCTGCGCCTCGACCCGCAAGCGCAGTGGCCGGCTGAACTGCAGATCAAGGTTCCGCAATGA
- a CDS encoding EVE domain-containing protein produces MARAYWLMKSEPDELSIHDLKRLKTARWDGVRNYQARNFMRSMQPGDLFFFYHSSCPEPGIAGIAQIEGEAYPDPTALDPQSHYHDPKASAEKNPWTARDVGFVEAFKSVLPLAALRAQAGLEEMPLVQRGSRLSVMPVTEEQWRIVLGLARH; encoded by the coding sequence ATGGCACGCGCATACTGGCTGATGAAATCCGAGCCTGACGAGCTCTCGATCCACGACCTCAAGCGCCTGAAGACCGCGCGCTGGGACGGCGTGCGCAACTACCAGGCGCGCAACTTCATGCGCAGCATGCAGCCGGGCGACCTGTTCTTCTTCTATCACTCCAGCTGCCCCGAGCCGGGCATCGCCGGGATCGCGCAGATCGAGGGCGAGGCCTACCCCGACCCCACCGCGCTCGATCCGCAGAGCCACTATCACGACCCCAAGGCCAGCGCGGAAAAGAACCCCTGGACCGCCCGCGACGTGGGTTTCGTCGAGGCTTTCAAGTCGGTGCTGCCGCTGGCCGCGCTCAGGGCCCAGGCGGGCCTCGAAGAAATGCCGCTGGTCCAGCGCGGCAGCCGCCTGTCGGTGATGCCGGTGACCGAGGAGCAGTGGCGGATCGTGCTGGGCCTGGCCCGGCACTGA